A single genomic interval of Centropristis striata isolate RG_2023a ecotype Rhode Island chromosome 8, C.striata_1.0, whole genome shotgun sequence harbors:
- the si:ch211-254p10.2 gene encoding solute carrier family 40 member 1 — protein sequence MSQRADAPQCGGVVVEFESDDIRDARANKARSIPGSALIYLKGPKFLIYVSGALSMWGDRMWHFAISVFLIELYGRNLLLTAVFGLVVAGSVLLLGALIGDWVDRNPRNKVAHASLFIQNISVTICSIVLMLVFSYKQRIEQIWDGWLTVVCYTVVIVLADVANLASTALTIAIQRDWIVVITGYNRGHLAGMNATMRRIDQVTNILAPLAVGQVMTLASNVVGCGFILGWNLVSLIVEFFFLSRVYRIVPALSVKPPVVEEDQVFLQRMERRMSQGNVAPPQPQPVTEGNCSTSLQLKEITNLPLCFRRFRWLVSTCKDGWRAYYRQPVFLAGMGLAFLYTTVLGFDCITTGYAYTQGISGSLLSLLMGVSAITGLMGTVMFTRLRKSYGLVNTGIISSCLHLGCLLLCVCSVFAPGSPMDLSLLMPYITSNSSSELGGMASQRQKHTFALRGGSNQPLLPDRSSIHWTNNTVLFDNVPSDTAPESYISIILLFLGVITARIGLWSFDLTVTQLLQENICESERGVVNGVQSSMNYLMDLLHFIMVISAPQPQHFGILVIISVLFITTGHTMYFLYAHKAKRKRRLDT from the exons ATGTCCCAGCGAGCAGACGCCCCCCAGTGTGGCGGGGTCGTGGTCGAGTTTGAGTCTGACGACATCAGGGATGCAAGAGCTAATAAAGCTAGGAGTATACCAG GTTCAGCTCTTATCTACCTCAAAGGTCCCAAGTTTCTCATCTATGTCAGTGGAGCGTTGTCAATGTGG GGCGACCGCATGTGGCACTTTGCAATTTCTGTGTTCCTGATTGAGCTTTATGGCCGTAATCTGCTGTTGACTGCAGTGTTTGGGTTGGTAGTCGCTGGCTCAGTGCTCCTTCTGGGGGCTTTGATTGGAGACTGGGTTGATCGCAATCCCAGGAATAAAG TTGCACATGCATCTCTTTTCATTCAGAACATCTCAGTGACAATATGTAGCATTGTGCTCATGTTGGTGTTCTCATATAAGCAAAGGATTGAACAGATCTGGGATGGGTGGCTTACT GTGGTTTGTTATACGGTGGTGATCGTCCTGGCAGATGTGGCAAACCTTGCAAGCACAGCACTGACCATTGCCATTCAGAGGGACTGGATTGTGGTTATCACAGGCTACAACAGAGGTCACCTCGCTG GAATGAATGCGACCATGAGGCGGATAGATCAGGTGACTAACATCCTGGCCCCACTAGCAGTGGGACAGGTCATGACCCTGGCCTCCAATGTAGTTGGCTGTGGCTTCATCCTGGGCTGGAACCTGGTGTCTCTCATCGTGGAGTTCTTCTTCTTGTCTCGGGTTTACCGCATCGTCCCTGCTCTCTCCGTCAAACCACCAGTGGTGGAGGAGGACCAGGTGTTCCTGcagaggatggagaggagaaTGTCTCAAG GTAACGTAGCTCCACCTCAGCCTCAGCCTGTGACTGAAGGGAACTGCAGCACCAGCCTGCAGCTGAAGGAGATCACCAACCTGCCGCTGTGCTTCCGGAGGTTTCGCTGGTTGGTGAGCACCTGTAAGGACGGATGGAGGGCCTACTACCGGCAGCCCGTCTTCCTGGCGGGGATGGGGCTGGCCTTCCTCTACACCACCGTGCTGGGCTTCGACTGCATCACCACCGGCTACGCCTACACTCAGGGCATCAGCGGCTCTCTGCTCAGCCTGCTGATGGGCGTGTCGGCCATCACGGGGCTGATGGGCACCGTGATGTTCACCAGGCTCAGGAAGTCCTACGGCCTGGTGAACACCGGCATCATCTCCAGCTGCCTCCACCTGggctgcctgctgctgtgtgtctgcTCTGTGTTTGCCCCCGGCAGCCCCATGGACCTGAGCCTGCTGATGCCCTACATCACCTCCAACTCCTCCTCTGAGCTGGGAGGGATGGCCAGCCAGAGGCAGAAACACACGTTTGCCCTGAGGGGAGGCAGCAACCAGCCGCTGCTGCCCGACCGCTCCTCCATCCACTGGACCAACAACACCGTTCTCTTTGACAACGTTCCCTCTGACACGGCGCCAGAGTCCTACATCTCCATCATCCTGCTGTTCCTGGGGGTCATCACGGCTCGAATTG GTCTGTGGTCCTTCGACCTGACGGTGACGCAGCTcctgcaggagaacatctgTGAGTCGGAGCGGGGCGTGGTCAACGGCGTGCAGAGCTCCATGAACTACCTGATGGATCTGCTCCACTTCATCATGGTGATCTCCGCCCCGCAGCCACAGCACTTCGGCATCCTGGTGATCATCTCTGTGTTATTCATCACAACCGGGCACACGATGTACTTCCTGTACGCACACAAAGCCAAGAGAAAACGCCGCCTCGACACATAA
- the LOC131976774 gene encoding sodium-dependent neutral amino acid transporter B(0)AT3-like, producing the protein MAGEAEGGQTQVDELKEITERPKWDNKVQYLLTCIGFAVGLGNVWRFPYLCQIYGGGAFLIPYVVALVFEGLPLLHMELAIGQRLRMGSVGVWSSISPYMGGLGVASLMVSFLVGLFYNMILAWILWYFFHSFQSPLPWRDCPINLNHTGYISECEKSSSVNYFWYRETLNITPNIEESGSIQWWLVLCLAAAWCLVYICFIRGIETIGKAIYVTATFPYLVLTIFLIRSLTLSGATDGLIYLFTPNWETLKNPKVWLDAATQIFFSLSLAFGGLIAFSSYNAQKNNCERDALIVGCVNSFTSIYASIPIFAILGFKANENYNACKNWNILRLTNSFNIGDENITLENYEDWLNYLNMTDPSQVESLNLKTCDLQTFLDQSVSGTGLAFIVFTEAVIKMPGSQVWAVLFFVMLFSLGLSSMFGNLEGVLTPLLDLHLIPSWIPKEVFTGLMCLTSFAVGLVFTLGSGNYWLEIFNSFVGSMPLLIIAFFEIISVVYIYGINRFSDDIEWMTGRRPNLYWRATWCFISPFMLLVVFVAYVVVEAEKRPTYNAWNPDYENFPLADVQHYPEWVFSICVLLSVLPVVSIPLVAFYKFMGFLKTYIENRHNQNPYANDICNGDL; encoded by the exons GGGCGTTCCTGATCCCGTATGTCGTTGCTCTGGTGTTTGAGGGACTCCCTCTGCTGCACATGGAGCTGGCCATCGGACAGCGGCTCCGCATGGGGAGCGTTGGAGTCTGGAGCTCCATCTCTCCGTACATGGGAGGGTTAG GCGTGGCGTCCCTGATGGTCTCCTTCCTGGTTGGTCTCTTCTACAACATGATCCTGGCCTGGATCCTCTGGTACTTCTTCCACTCATTTCAAAGTCCACTTCCCTGGAGGGACTGCCCAATAAACCTGAATCATACTG GCTACATAAGTGAATGTGAGAAGAGCTCGTCAGTGAACTATTTCTGGTATCGTGAAACTCTGAACATCACTCCAAACATCGAGGAGAGCGGGTCTATCCAGTGGTGGCTGGTTCTGTGTCTGGCTGCTGCCTGGTGCCTCGTCTACATCTGCTTCATACGGGGGATTGAGACTATTGGGAAG GCTATTTATGTGACAGCCACCTTCCCGTATCTGGTTCTGACCATCTTCTTGATCAGATCTTTGACTCTGTCTGGAGCCACGGATGGATTAATATATCTCTTCACTCCAAAT TGGGAAACGCTGAAGAACCCGAAGGTCTGGTTAGATGCTGCTACTCAgatctttttctctttgtcctTGGCCTTTGGAGGACTTATTGCTTTTTCCAGTTATAACGCTCAGAA GAACAACTGTGAGAGAGATGCTCTGATTGTTGGATGTGTGAACAGTTTTACCTCAATATATGCATCAATTCCTATTTTTGCCATTCTTGGATTTAAAGCTAATGAAAACTACAATGCCTGCAAAAATTG gaacATATTGAGACTGACTAATTCATTCAACATTGGAGATGAAAACATAACTCTTGAGAACTATGAAGACTGGTTAAATTATCTCAACATGACGGATCCATCACAGGTTGAAAGCCTCAATCTAAAGACCTGCGACCTTCAGACCTTCCTGGACCAG AGCGTCTCGGGGACTGGTCTGGCCTTCATCGTCTTCACCGAGGCGGTGATAAAGATGCCCGGCTCTCAGGTCTGGGCCGTGCTCTTCTTCGTGATGCTCTTCAGTCTGGGCCTGTCCTCCATGTTTGGGAACCTGGAGGGGGTCCTCACTCCTCTGCTGGACCTGCACCTGATCCCATCCTGGATCCCTAAGGAGGTTTTCACAG GGTTAATGTGTCTCACCTCCTTCGCTGTGGGCCTCGTCTTCACTCTGGGCTCTGGGAACTACTGGCTGGAGATCTTCAACAGCTTCGTGGGCTCCATGCCTCTGCTCATCATAGCCTTCTTTGAGATAATCAGCGTGGTGTACATCTATGGAATAAACAG GTTTAGTGACGACATTGAATGGATGACGGGTCGGAGGCCGAACCTCTACTGGAGGGCCACCTGGTGCTTCATCAGCCCCTTCATGCTGCTGGTGGTCTTTGTGGCGTACGTCGTGGTCGAGGCGGAAAAACGACCAACATATAACGCCTGGAACCCAGATTAT GAGAACTTCCCCCTGGCTGATGTTCAACACTATCCTGAATGGGTTTTTTCCATCTGTGTGCTCTTATCTGTCCTTCCTGTTGTCTCCATTCCTCTTGTGGCCTTCTACAAATTCATGGGCTTCCTGAAGACGTACATCGAGAACAGGCACAACCAGAATCCATATGCAAATGACATCTGTAATGGAGATTTGTAA